The Leadbettera azotonutricia ZAS-9 genome has a window encoding:
- a CDS encoding HAD-IIB family hydrolase translates to MKLISEITREEAEGIKYILMDIDDTLTREGKLLASSYAALWKLKEAGLKVIPVTGRPAGWCDLIAREWPADGVVGENGALAFWEESKTLKTEFYPDAVRNDHPVLAKIKARALAEFPDLRVAKDQFARLFDLALDFAEEEPILPLSAAERIKAIAIEEGAMAKVSSIHVNIWMGKYDKLSMAERFLSSRFGWISGSGDREVVFAGDSPNDEPMFARFPLACGVANVRRYGALIKNLPTYIASKECGDGFAEIAETILAKRK, encoded by the coding sequence ATGAAATTGATTTCAGAAATTACCCGGGAAGAAGCCGAAGGGATAAAATATATACTCATGGATATAGACGATACCCTCACCAGGGAGGGGAAGCTGCTTGCCTCATCCTATGCTGCCTTATGGAAGCTTAAGGAAGCAGGCTTAAAAGTGATACCCGTTACAGGCAGGCCCGCAGGGTGGTGCGATCTCATTGCCCGCGAATGGCCTGCGGACGGCGTAGTGGGAGAAAACGGCGCCCTGGCTTTTTGGGAGGAGTCAAAAACCCTTAAAACTGAATTTTACCCCGATGCTGTCAGAAATGATCATCCTGTGCTTGCAAAAATAAAGGCAAGGGCCTTGGCCGAATTCCCGGATCTCAGGGTGGCAAAGGATCAATTCGCCCGGCTCTTCGATTTGGCATTGGACTTTGCTGAAGAAGAGCCCATCCTGCCCCTGAGCGCTGCAGAAAGGATAAAGGCCATAGCTATCGAAGAAGGGGCAATGGCGAAAGTGTCGTCAATCCATGTGAATATCTGGATGGGAAAATACGACAAACTGAGTATGGCGGAACGTTTCCTTTCCAGCCGTTTCGGCTGGATCAGCGGTTCAGGAGATCGCGAGGTGGTCTTTGCAGGCGACTCCCCCAACGACGAGCCCATGTTTGCCCGCTTCCCCCTGGCATGCGGCGTTGCCAATGTACGCCGTTACGGCGCGCTCATCAAAAACCTCCCCACGTATATTGCATCCAAAGAATGCGGCGATGGTTTCGCGGAAATCGCAGAAACTATTTTGGCCAAACGCAAATAA
- the leuB gene encoding 3-isopropylmalate dehydrogenase — protein MSYQVALVPGDGIGPEVMVHATEILDAIGDKYDHVFNYVELEAGGKAIDSTGEPLPADTLEAAQQCDALLLAAVGGPKWDTLPGHLRPERALLGLRAGLGVFANLRPAALLPQLRQACPIKDEVLAASNPEGKASFDLLIVRELTGGLYFGKRGRIDEASGGHSPGAAFDTETYSWTEIERVLRAGYDAAKVRRHKLCIVDKANVLESSRYWREVAAVVSKDYPDIETSYLYVDNAAMQLIRAPGQFDVIVTSNLFGDILSDEASVLTGSIGMLPSASLGSPADPLAKNGRPMGMYEPIHGSAPDIADQDIANPLAMILSAAMMLRYSFGLEKEAKDIERAVNKVLDDGLRTKDIVNRSSGGANEKVVGTKEMGAAVRKALEE, from the coding sequence ATGAGCTATCAAGTAGCGTTAGTACCAGGTGACGGCATTGGCCCCGAGGTGATGGTGCATGCCACGGAGATCCTTGATGCAATTGGGGACAAATACGATCATGTTTTTAACTATGTGGAACTTGAAGCCGGGGGCAAAGCCATTGATTCCACAGGCGAACCTCTGCCCGCAGATACCCTGGAAGCGGCGCAGCAATGCGATGCCCTGCTTCTGGCTGCGGTAGGCGGCCCCAAGTGGGATACACTTCCCGGACATCTCCGCCCCGAGCGAGCCTTGCTGGGCTTACGAGCGGGCCTTGGGGTGTTTGCAAATCTGCGTCCTGCGGCATTGCTGCCCCAGCTTAGGCAAGCCTGCCCCATCAAGGACGAGGTATTGGCCGCAAGCAATCCCGAGGGCAAGGCCAGCTTCGATCTGCTCATAGTAAGGGAGCTAACCGGGGGCCTCTATTTCGGAAAGCGGGGCAGAATTGACGAAGCTTCCGGCGGTCACAGTCCTGGGGCCGCCTTTGACACCGAAACTTATTCCTGGACAGAAATTGAGCGGGTTCTCAGGGCCGGCTACGACGCAGCAAAAGTGCGCCGCCATAAGCTTTGCATTGTTGACAAGGCCAATGTGCTTGAATCCTCGAGGTACTGGCGCGAGGTGGCTGCGGTGGTTTCCAAAGATTACCCGGATATCGAAACCAGCTATCTCTATGTGGACAATGCCGCCATGCAGCTCATAAGGGCGCCGGGCCAGTTCGACGTGATTGTTACTTCCAATCTTTTTGGGGACATACTCTCCGACGAAGCCTCGGTGCTCACGGGATCTATCGGCATGCTGCCTTCAGCCAGCCTTGGCAGCCCCGCAGATCCTCTTGCAAAAAACGGCAGGCCCATGGGCATGTACGAACCCATTCACGGTTCAGCTCCCGACATTGCAGACCAGGATATTGCGAACCCTCTGGCAATGATACTTTCAGCGGCAATGATGCTGAGATATTCCTTCGGCCTTGAAAAGGAGGCCAAAGACATTGAAAGGGCTGTCAACAAGGTTTTAGACGACGGCCTTCGAACCAAAGATATTGTAAACCGCAGTTCAGGCGGAGCAAATGAAAAAGTTGTAGGCACCAAAGAAATGGGAGCCGCTGTACGTAAAGCACTGGAGGAATAA
- a CDS encoding 2-isopropylmalate synthase, producing the protein MGRTVTIFDTTLRDGEQSPGCSMNLQEKLEVAKRLELLGVDVMEAGFPASSPGDLEAVKTIAGIIKNSTVAGLCRCLEKDIDAAREALGNAVSPRVHVFLATSPIHMEYKLKMTADQVLAQAIASVKYAKKFCSDVEFSAEDAFRSDPDFVCKVFGAVIEAGATTVNFPDTVGYALPDEFGARIKYIKEHTPGMGKAKLSVHCHNDLGLAVANSIAAVVNGAEQAECTVNGIGERAGNASLEEIVMALRVRKDMLDVDTKIDTTQIYTASRLVSQVTGVKVQPNKAIVGDNAFAHEAGIHQHGVLANRATYEIMTPESIGIPKNRMVLGKHSGKHAFEDRLKDLGLSVDSKTLETVFGDFKNLADKKKVVSDRDIEALVMGASASVPETWKLDHWVVNTGSALGASGTIRLQHKDGPAQKEVSMGDGPIDSIFKAINHIVGKDPELELYEIGAITGGSSSQGETMVKICWDGRRYNGRGVSTDVVESSIKAYISAINAMEWELAASAKRPQE; encoded by the coding sequence ATGGGCCGTACAGTAACAATATTTGACACAACATTGAGAGACGGGGAACAGTCGCCGGGCTGCTCCATGAACCTGCAGGAAAAGCTGGAAGTCGCAAAGCGTCTGGAACTTCTTGGGGTGGATGTGATGGAAGCGGGTTTTCCTGCTTCAAGTCCCGGAGATCTTGAGGCGGTAAAGACCATTGCGGGGATTATCAAAAACAGCACCGTGGCGGGCCTTTGCCGCTGTCTTGAAAAAGACATTGATGCTGCGAGGGAAGCCCTCGGTAATGCCGTTAGTCCCCGTGTTCATGTGTTCCTTGCCACAAGCCCTATACACATGGAATACAAACTCAAGATGACAGCCGATCAGGTTTTGGCCCAGGCAATAGCTTCGGTAAAGTACGCCAAAAAGTTTTGCTCTGATGTGGAGTTTTCCGCCGAGGACGCTTTCAGGAGCGATCCCGATTTTGTCTGCAAGGTCTTCGGAGCGGTAATCGAAGCAGGGGCAACGACGGTGAATTTCCCTGATACTGTGGGCTATGCCCTGCCCGATGAATTCGGCGCCCGTATCAAGTACATCAAAGAGCATACTCCGGGTATGGGGAAGGCGAAGCTTTCGGTGCATTGCCATAACGACCTGGGGCTTGCTGTGGCTAACAGTATTGCTGCGGTTGTCAATGGCGCGGAGCAGGCCGAGTGCACGGTTAACGGCATCGGCGAGCGGGCGGGCAATGCCTCCCTCGAAGAAATCGTCATGGCCCTGAGGGTCAGGAAAGATATGCTGGATGTGGACACTAAAATTGATACTACCCAGATATACACCGCAAGCCGGCTTGTTTCGCAGGTTACAGGCGTCAAGGTTCAGCCGAACAAGGCCATCGTGGGGGACAATGCCTTTGCCCATGAAGCAGGCATACACCAGCACGGGGTTTTGGCTAACCGCGCCACCTACGAAATCATGACCCCCGAATCCATCGGCATTCCCAAAAACCGCATGGTCTTGGGGAAGCATTCCGGCAAGCATGCCTTTGAGGATCGCCTGAAGGATCTGGGCTTGAGCGTTGACAGTAAAACACTTGAAACAGTCTTTGGGGATTTTAAAAATCTGGCGGACAAGAAAAAGGTCGTCAGCGACAGGGATATCGAAGCTTTGGTGATGGGCGCTTCGGCTTCGGTTCCCGAAACATGGAAGCTTGATCACTGGGTGGTGAATACCGGTTCTGCTCTCGGCGCATCAGGAACCATCAGGCTTCAGCACAAGGACGGCCCTGCCCAGAAAGAGGTCTCCATGGGAGACGGGCCTATTGATTCCATCTTTAAGGCTATCAACCACATTGTGGGGAAAGACCCTGAACTGGAGCTGTACGAGATAGGCGCCATCACCGGGGGTTCTTCGTCCCAGGGCGAGACCATGGTGAAGATATGCTGGGACGGCAGGCGCTATAACGGGCGGGGTGTTTCCACGGACGTGGTGGAATCGTCGATAAAGGCTTATATATCGGCCATTAACGCCATGGAATGGGAGTTAGCAGCATCAGCCAAAAGGCCGCAGGAGTAG
- a CDS encoding RluA family pseudouridine synthase translates to MEPSRRLPHGLMLVYEDRDLLVVDKPAGLLSIASGGETQKTAYWILAEYLRKKGEKRRPAVVHRLDRETSGVMIFAKSEQAKKKMMEHWNETVAERRYIALAEGSLAGEGGKTEGVINAPLGEDRGGRVIVQEGGKPAITKWKILKAGKSYTLLSLELETGRRNQIRAHLSWLGHPVAGDKKYAARTDPLKRLCLHAEKIAFHHPKDGKIMEFASPAPEGFGKL, encoded by the coding sequence ATGGAACCTTCCCGCCGCCTGCCCCATGGTCTCATGCTCGTCTACGAAGACAGGGATCTTCTCGTAGTTGATAAACCCGCAGGCTTGCTCTCCATTGCTTCCGGCGGAGAAACGCAGAAAACCGCTTACTGGATATTGGCCGAATACCTTCGCAAAAAAGGCGAGAAGCGCCGTCCCGCCGTGGTGCATCGCCTTGACCGTGAAACTTCCGGCGTGATGATCTTCGCCAAGTCGGAACAGGCAAAGAAAAAAATGATGGAGCACTGGAACGAAACGGTTGCCGAGCGCCGCTACATTGCCCTTGCCGAAGGCAGCCTTGCAGGCGAGGGTGGAAAAACCGAGGGCGTCATTAATGCTCCTCTGGGCGAGGACAGGGGAGGCCGGGTGATTGTGCAGGAAGGCGGCAAGCCTGCCATTACCAAATGGAAAATCCTTAAAGCGGGCAAAAGTTATACTCTCTTATCCCTTGAACTTGAAACCGGGCGGCGCAACCAGATCCGCGCCCACTTAAGCTGGCTTGGCCATCCTGTGGCGGGGGATAAAAAATATGCCGCCCGGACAGATCCCTTAAAACGCCTCTGCCTCCATGCGGAGAAGATCGCCTTTCATCATCCTAAGGACGGGAAGATTATGGAATTTGCGAGCCCTGCACCGGAAGGATTTGGGAAGCTTTAG
- the ilvD gene encoding dihydroxy-acid dehydratase, protein MRSDSVNKGIARAPHRSLFKALGFIDEEFNKPLIGIATAKSEIVPGHLHLDTIAKAAADGVRMAGGVPMIFPVIGVCDGIAMGHEGMRYSLPTRELIADSIECMVTAHRFDAVIFIPNCDKIVPGMIMAAARLNLPSVFISGGPMLAGRKDGKPLTLTTMFEAVGAVGAGKMSEAELSDLEDIACPGCGSCSGMFTANSMNCVTEALGLALPGNGTIPAVMAERLRLAKKTGMLALEVLRKDIRPKAILTEGAFMNALALDMALGCSTNTALHLPAIANEVDFKLDLELLNKVSAVTPNLCRLAPAGTAAIEDLHAAGGIPAVLKELAKKSLIDLKAQTVYGNIGDVIRTAVNRNTDIIRPIENPWSNTGGIACLRGNLAPDGCVVKRSAVAPNMLKHEGPARVFDSEETAFNATMGNKIKAGDVVVIRYEGPKGGPGMQEMLGPTAALAGMGMDDKVALITDGRFSGATKGACIGHVSPEAAEGGVIGLLKEGDIISIDIDARSISVKLSEEEIAARRQGWKPLPPKVTSGYLARYARQVSSAASGAVFRS, encoded by the coding sequence ATGCGCAGTGATTCTGTTAACAAGGGCATAGCCCGCGCCCCCCACCGGTCTCTCTTTAAAGCCCTGGGCTTTATTGACGAGGAATTCAACAAGCCCCTCATCGGCATAGCAACAGCCAAAAGCGAAATTGTACCGGGGCATCTGCATCTGGACACAATCGCCAAAGCTGCCGCCGACGGGGTACGCATGGCAGGGGGCGTCCCTATGATCTTCCCGGTAATCGGGGTATGCGACGGAATCGCCATGGGCCACGAAGGCATGCGTTACTCACTTCCCACGAGGGAACTCATTGCCGATTCTATCGAATGCATGGTTACAGCTCATCGTTTTGACGCCGTGATTTTCATTCCCAACTGCGACAAGATAGTGCCCGGTATGATCATGGCGGCAGCCAGGCTCAACCTGCCTTCTGTCTTTATTTCCGGCGGACCCATGCTGGCAGGCCGCAAAGATGGAAAGCCCCTCACCCTTACTACCATGTTCGAAGCGGTCGGAGCTGTTGGGGCCGGAAAAATGAGCGAAGCTGAACTCAGTGATCTGGAAGACATTGCCTGTCCGGGCTGCGGTTCATGTTCGGGCATGTTTACTGCCAATTCCATGAATTGTGTTACCGAAGCCCTTGGCCTTGCCCTTCCCGGCAATGGTACTATTCCTGCGGTTATGGCTGAACGCTTAAGGCTTGCCAAAAAGACAGGCATGCTGGCCCTTGAAGTTCTCCGCAAGGACATACGCCCCAAAGCCATTCTTACCGAGGGGGCTTTTATGAACGCCCTTGCCCTGGACATGGCCCTGGGCTGTTCCACAAATACCGCCCTTCATCTTCCTGCCATAGCCAACGAAGTTGATTTCAAATTGGATCTGGAGCTCCTCAATAAAGTGAGTGCCGTTACTCCCAATCTCTGCCGTCTTGCCCCTGCGGGCACAGCAGCCATTGAAGATCTCCACGCTGCAGGAGGAATTCCCGCAGTGCTTAAAGAGCTTGCAAAGAAATCCCTGATTGACTTAAAGGCCCAGACAGTCTACGGCAACATTGGGGACGTGATACGTACTGCGGTGAATAGAAATACTGATATTATCCGCCCCATAGAAAACCCCTGGTCCAATACAGGGGGCATTGCATGTCTCAGGGGAAATCTTGCGCCCGACGGCTGCGTGGTTAAGCGCAGCGCTGTTGCTCCCAATATGCTCAAGCACGAAGGCCCTGCAAGGGTTTTTGATTCTGAGGAAACGGCTTTTAATGCCACAATGGGAAATAAAATCAAGGCCGGGGATGTAGTAGTAATACGTTACGAAGGCCCCAAGGGCGGACCCGGAATGCAGGAGATGCTGGGCCCTACTGCCGCTCTGGCAGGCATGGGCATGGACGACAAAGTAGCCCTCATCACGGATGGCCGGTTTTCAGGGGCTACCAAGGGGGCTTGCATAGGCCATGTATCTCCCGAAGCTGCTGAAGGGGGCGTTATTGGCCTTCTCAAGGAGGGGGATATTATCTCGATAGATATAGACGCCCGCAGTATTAGTGTTAAATTGAGCGAGGAAGAAATAGCGGCCCGCAGGCAGGGTTGGAAGCCCTTGCCCCCAAAGGTGACCTCGGGGTATCTGGCCCGTTACGCCAGACAAGTGAGCTCTGCCGCAAGCGGAGCCGTTTTTAGGAGTTAA
- the ilvB gene encoding biosynthetic-type acetolactate synthase large subunit: MQYSGSRILIEGLIEQGVDTVFGYPGGAVLFIYDELYKQRDRIRHILVSHEQHAAHAADGYARSTGKVGVCIATSGPGATNLITGIATAGMDSVPLVAITGNVSTGLLGKDSFQEVDIAGISMPVVKHNWIVKKVDELAEVIREAFIVAQSGRPGPVLIDIPKDISALTAEWTPGKKSDRKKKAGPDDVFSARAKRLALRNERLTYTDEDIENAAKMLKEAKRPVLYAGGGVIIAGAGDELTQLAERLNAPVALSLMGIGAIPGDHKLCTGLIGMHGTVASNKAVQKADLLVAIGARFSDRVTSRADMFAKTAKILHLDIDAAEINKNIDTTASVVGDVKETLIKILDKLPSKVATEWNGEIEKWKTHMPTTYTAAAQSDGIRKTALHPRFVIEETAKKLGHDTIAVTDVGQHQIWAAQFFPARKPRSFLSSGGLGTMGFGMGAAEGAKVANPKRPVVLFTGDGCFRMNCAEMGTLKTYSIPVLIVVFDNSTLGMVRQWQNFFYEGRYSETDLPGHPDFVKLADAYGLSAYRATDRDSFLKVLDAASADIAAGKAALIDAKIDKDEKVFPMVPTGRPIDEQIL; this comes from the coding sequence ATGCAGTATTCAGGATCTCGCATCTTGATAGAAGGACTGATAGAGCAGGGTGTGGATACCGTTTTCGGTTATCCCGGCGGCGCTGTTTTGTTTATTTATGATGAACTCTACAAACAGAGGGATAGGATCAGGCATATACTGGTGAGCCACGAACAGCACGCTGCCCACGCCGCCGATGGCTATGCCCGATCCACCGGGAAGGTTGGCGTGTGCATTGCTACCTCAGGCCCCGGTGCCACTAACCTTATCACCGGCATTGCTACCGCCGGCATGGATTCTGTCCCCCTTGTTGCCATCACCGGGAACGTATCCACTGGCCTTTTGGGCAAGGACAGTTTTCAGGAAGTTGACATCGCGGGTATTTCCATGCCTGTGGTGAAGCATAACTGGATTGTCAAAAAGGTTGACGAACTTGCAGAAGTGATCCGCGAGGCCTTTATCGTGGCCCAGTCAGGGCGGCCCGGGCCTGTGCTTATCGATATTCCCAAAGACATCAGCGCCCTCACCGCCGAATGGACGCCGGGGAAAAAATCGGATAGGAAAAAGAAGGCCGGCCCGGACGATGTGTTTTCTGCCAGGGCAAAACGCCTTGCCCTGCGCAATGAAAGGCTCACCTACACCGATGAAGATATTGAAAACGCAGCAAAAATGCTAAAAGAAGCCAAGCGGCCTGTGCTTTATGCAGGCGGCGGCGTGATTATTGCTGGTGCTGGTGATGAACTTACACAGCTGGCCGAGCGGCTCAATGCGCCTGTAGCCCTGAGCCTTATGGGTATAGGGGCCATCCCCGGGGATCACAAACTCTGCACAGGACTTATCGGCATGCATGGAACGGTGGCGTCAAACAAGGCGGTTCAAAAAGCCGACCTTCTTGTTGCTATAGGCGCCCGCTTCTCCGACAGGGTTACAAGCCGTGCGGATATGTTTGCCAAGACAGCAAAAATACTGCACCTTGACATTGATGCTGCAGAGATCAACAAGAATATTGATACTACAGCCTCGGTGGTGGGGGATGTGAAAGAAACCTTGATAAAAATCCTTGATAAACTTCCGTCCAAAGTTGCAACTGAATGGAATGGCGAGATTGAAAAGTGGAAGACCCATATGCCTACCACGTATACCGCTGCTGCCCAGTCTGACGGAATAAGGAAGACCGCTCTCCATCCCCGCTTTGTTATTGAAGAAACTGCAAAGAAACTTGGGCATGACACTATTGCTGTTACCGATGTGGGGCAGCACCAAATTTGGGCGGCCCAATTCTTTCCCGCCCGCAAACCCCGGTCTTTTCTCAGCTCCGGCGGGCTTGGCACCATGGGCTTTGGCATGGGAGCTGCCGAGGGCGCCAAGGTTGCAAACCCCAAAAGGCCGGTGGTACTTTTTACAGGCGACGGCTGTTTCAGAATGAACTGCGCCGAAATGGGAACCCTCAAAACCTATAGCATTCCGGTACTGATTGTGGTATTCGACAATAGCACCTTGGGAATGGTGAGGCAGTGGCAAAATTTTTTCTACGAGGGGCGTTATTCAGAAACAGATCTTCCGGGCCACCCTGATTTTGTAAAACTCGCCGATGCCTACGGCCTTTCTGCTTACCGCGCAACGGACAGGGATTCCTTCCTCAAAGTCCTGGATGCAGCCTCTGCGGATATTGCCGCTGGCAAGGCAGCCCTCATCGACGCTAAAATAGACAAGGACGAAAAGGTCTTCCCCATGGTACCAACGGGAAGGCCCATAGATGAGCAGATCCTGTGA
- the cimA gene encoding citramalate synthase has protein sequence MNNHVEILDTTLRDGAQGEGITFSVQDKLAVVKALDELGVSWIEAGNPGSNPKDMEFFRLASSLKLENAKLCAFGPTRKKGLKPEEDAQVLSLLQAETSAVVIFGKSWDLHVTEVLKVSLEENTAMIAETAAFLNGKGRVVIYDAEHFFDGFTANRDYALSTIKAVIDAGASRIVLCDTNGGAFPDTIADGVNAVMELVGSKDVIVGIHTHDDAGMSISNTIAAVRAGCRHVQGTLVGFGERCGNTSLAAVIPSLEIKLGFQCLPEGKLERISDLTRKVAEIANVAVPDNLPYVGAHAFAHKAGMHADGILKVRRSFEHVDPSLVGNDRHFLMSEVGGRSAIAERAKKIDPAITKDHPVTAALASKLKNLEAQGWQFEGADGSFDLLVRRELGRYKPLFGIEAYRVVSEHPTGETIACSHAWVKVLVDGQHEIAAAEGAGPVNALDGALRRALKHFYPELEKVRLSDYKVRVIDGNAATAAKVRVLIQSTDGIQDWTTVGVSEDIIEASRAALVDSIEYKLIGDIERRFKTYL, from the coding sequence TTGAATAACCATGTGGAGATCCTGGACACAACCCTGAGGGACGGCGCCCAGGGCGAAGGAATTACCTTTTCTGTGCAGGACAAACTCGCGGTGGTCAAAGCCCTTGACGAGCTGGGGGTGTCGTGGATAGAGGCGGGGAATCCGGGGAGCAATCCCAAGGATATGGAATTTTTCCGCCTCGCGTCTTCCCTCAAGCTTGAAAACGCCAAACTCTGCGCTTTTGGCCCTACCCGCAAAAAGGGCCTTAAACCAGAGGAGGATGCCCAGGTCTTAAGCCTCCTCCAGGCTGAAACCAGCGCAGTGGTGATTTTCGGCAAGAGCTGGGATCTCCATGTGACAGAAGTACTAAAAGTGAGCCTTGAAGAAAATACCGCCATGATTGCCGAGACCGCTGCCTTTCTTAATGGGAAGGGCAGGGTCGTGATCTACGATGCGGAACATTTCTTTGATGGTTTTACTGCTAATCGCGATTATGCGCTCTCTACAATTAAAGCTGTCATTGACGCAGGGGCAAGCCGTATAGTGCTCTGCGATACCAACGGCGGCGCTTTTCCTGATACTATTGCTGATGGGGTAAATGCAGTAATGGAATTAGTTGGCAGTAAAGATGTGATTGTGGGTATACATACCCACGATGACGCCGGTATGTCAATCTCCAACACTATTGCTGCGGTTCGCGCAGGCTGCCGTCATGTTCAGGGAACTCTCGTGGGTTTCGGCGAACGCTGCGGCAATACCAGCCTCGCGGCGGTGATACCCAGTCTGGAAATCAAGCTTGGTTTCCAATGCCTCCCCGAAGGCAAGCTGGAACGCATTTCCGATCTTACCCGCAAGGTGGCGGAGATAGCCAATGTGGCAGTGCCCGACAACCTGCCCTATGTCGGTGCCCATGCCTTTGCCCATAAAGCGGGCATGCATGCCGACGGCATACTAAAAGTGCGCCGTTCCTTTGAGCATGTTGATCCTTCCCTGGTGGGGAACGACCGCCATTTTCTTATGAGCGAAGTCGGGGGGAGATCCGCAATTGCCGAAAGGGCAAAGAAGATAGATCCGGCTATTACAAAAGATCACCCTGTTACCGCTGCCTTGGCTTCAAAGCTGAAAAACCTGGAAGCCCAGGGCTGGCAGTTCGAGGGCGCCGACGGCAGTTTTGATCTTCTGGTCCGCCGTGAATTGGGCCGGTATAAGCCGCTTTTCGGTATCGAGGCTTACAGGGTAGTGAGCGAACACCCCACCGGCGAAACCATCGCCTGTTCCCACGCCTGGGTCAAGGTTCTGGTGGACGGGCAGCACGAGATTGCCGCCGCCGAAGGGGCTGGCCCGGTGAACGCCCTTGACGGCGCTTTGCGGAGGGCTCTCAAGCATTTTTACCCCGAACTGGAAAAGGTCCGCCTCTCGGACTATAAAGTCCGCGTGATTGACGGCAACGCCGCAACAGCAGCAAAAGTGCGTGTTTTGATCCAGTCGACTGACGGCATCCAGGATTGGACTACAGTTGGCGTATCGGAAGATATTATCGAGGCAAGCCGCGCGGCCCTGGTGGATTCTATCGAATATAAACTTATCGGCGACATAGAGCGCCGGTTTAAAACATACTTATAA
- a CDS encoding zinc-binding alcohol dehydrogenase family protein codes for MKALVMAKPGEFNIEDRSRPEPKNDELLLKVLQVGVCGTDLHAYEGTQPFFTYPRVVGHELAVQIAGIPDSAKKEAGSLREGDIVSIIPYLNCGSCIACRAGKTNCCTSLKVLGVHIDGGMQEYLTVPARYAIPAGKVNPQDISLVECFSIGFHGVRRANPRPGEAALVVGAGPIGIGVIHGLKERGCKVIVLDINDKRLAYAREIAGADYAINSLNTDAEKTIADIAGGENPPLVMDATGNAAQMMKAFGYASAGGTIVFVGLVRADIVFSDPVLHAKEITLMASRNAGKEDFANVIAAIESGRVNTKGFVTHTASMEEAPDNFPKWIKPETGCIKAVVKIK; via the coding sequence ATGAAAGCATTGGTCATGGCCAAGCCCGGCGAATTCAACATTGAAGATCGCTCCAGGCCGGAACCAAAAAATGACGAGCTATTGCTTAAAGTACTGCAAGTCGGGGTTTGCGGTACCGATCTCCATGCCTACGAGGGAACCCAGCCTTTCTTTACCTATCCAAGGGTTGTAGGCCACGAGCTTGCAGTGCAAATTGCGGGGATTCCTGATTCCGCAAAAAAAGAAGCGGGGAGCCTTAGGGAAGGGGACATCGTTTCCATTATTCCTTATCTCAACTGCGGAAGCTGCATAGCCTGCCGTGCCGGCAAAACCAATTGCTGTACCAGCCTCAAGGTTTTGGGTGTGCATATAGACGGGGGCATGCAGGAATACCTGACAGTTCCTGCCCGTTATGCAATACCGGCAGGAAAAGTGAACCCCCAGGATATATCCCTGGTGGAATGTTTTTCTATAGGTTTCCACGGGGTGCGCAGGGCCAATCCGCGTCCAGGGGAAGCAGCCCTTGTGGTAGGTGCAGGCCCTATAGGCATAGGGGTAATCCACGGCCTTAAGGAACGGGGCTGCAAAGTTATCGTGCTGGACATCAACGATAAGCGCCTTGCCTATGCCAGGGAGATAGCAGGCGCCGATTATGCCATCAATTCGCTTAACACTGATGCTGAAAAAACAATTGCCGATATTGCAGGCGGGGAAAACCCTCCCCTGGTAATGGACGCCACCGGGAATGCAGCCCAGATGATGAAAGCCTTTGGCTATGCCAGTGCCGGAGGTACTATAGTTTTCGTGGGCCTTGTACGGGCCGATATTGTTTTTAGCGATCCTGTATTGCATGCCAAGGAAATAACCTTAATGGCAAGCAGAAACGCCGGGAAAGAAGATTTTGCCAATGTTATCGCAGCCATCGAAAGCGGCAGGGTTAACACAAAAGGTTTTGTTACCCATACCGCTTCGATGGAAGAGGCCCCGGACAATTTCCCCAAATGGATTAAGCCCGAGACTGGCTGCATTAAAGCTGTGGTTAAGATAAAATGA